The Colletotrichum higginsianum IMI 349063 chromosome 2, whole genome shotgun sequence genome has a segment encoding these proteins:
- a CDS encoding 26S proteasome subunit RPN7, with translation MAGANADSNALLAFFTQMDDQGGVIVRDIPKLDLDLYIQNYEGRTRFERLFLIGRSCVPLCVDALKAAIAEAKEGVDVQRYRDAFECIHIAAPNEPEASFDQEWVETTERANKAKTHQLESELKGYKMNLIKESIRMGNEDLGRHFEQIGDLNNAGEAYSRMRPDVSTSKHIIDVGKHLVSVTLQRREWPMVIANLSKITGIHNAEEEKSLQPYVKIVSGIALLGLEKFEDAAKSFLQTDAGKEGAEYKTIASPNDVAVYGGLLSLATMDRKDLQARVLDNQSFRTFLELEPHIRKAISLFVNGRYSACLAILEAYRADYLLDIYLQKHVPTLYSQIRSKCIVQYFIPFSCVTLGSLEAAFAVPGKPLVDELLGMIRSGVLQARINTIDKTLVAVSPNPRATLQRLVLDTIDAYERDATERIRRMSIVAADMEVKNSRKGNVQAGAQGIDELWLEQANRATVAGGSSEAS, from the exons ATGGCTGGCGCCAACGCCGACTCCAACGCCCTGTTGGCCTTTTTCACGCAGATGGACGATCAGGGCGGTGTCATTGTGCGAG ATATCCCCAAGCTCGACCTTGATCTGTACATACAGAACTATGAAG GCCGTACCCGCTTCGAACGTCTCTTTCTCATCGGCCGGAGCTGCGTGCCGCTCTGTGTTGACGCCCTGAAGGctgccatcgccgaggccaaggagggcgTAGACGTCCAGCGTTACCGCGATGCTTTTGAGTGCATCCACATCGCCGCCCCCAACGAGCCAGAGGCCTCGTTCGATCAGGAATGGGTCGAAACCACGGAGAGGGCCAACAAGGCCAAGACTCACCAACTGGAGAGCGAGCTGAAGGGGTATAAGATGAACCTCATTAAGGAGAGCATTCGG ATGGGAAACGaagacctcggccgccacTTTGAGCAGATTGGTGATCTCAACAATGCCGGCGAGGCCTACAGCCGCATGCGGCCGGATGTCAGCACGTCGAAGCACatcatcgacgtcggcaaGCACCTCGTCAGCGTGACGCTGCAGCGCCGGGAGTGGCCCATGGTCATTGCCAACCTCAGCAAGATCACGGGCATCCAcaacgccgaggaagagaagagccTGCAGCCGTACGTCAAGATTGTCTCGGGCATCGccctcctgggcctcgagaAGTTCGAGGACGCGGCCAAGAGCTTCCTGCAGACCGACGCCGGCAAGGAGGGCGCGGAGTACAAGACCATCGCGAGCCCCAACGACGTGGCGGTGTATGGCGGTCTCCTGTCTCTCGCGACAATGGACCGTAAGGACCTGCAGGCCCGCGTCCTGGACAACCAGAGTTTCCGGACGTTCCTGGAGCTGGAGCCTCACATCCGCAAGGCAATCTCGCTATTTGTCAATGGCCGGTACTCGGCGTGCCTCGCAATCCTGGAGGCCTACCGCGCCGACTACCTCCTGGACATTTACCTCCAGAAGCACGTGCCCACGCTCTACTCCCAGATCCGGAGCAAGTGCATCGTGCAATACTTTATCCCCTTCTCCTGCGTTACCCTGGGCAGCCTGGAGGCGGCTTTTGCGGTGCCCGGCAAgccgctcgtcgacgagctcctcggcatGATTCGGAGCGGCGTTTTGCAAGCCCGCATCAACACAATCGACAAG ACGTTGGTCGCCGTGTCTCCGAACCCCCGAGCGACTTTGCAAAGATTGGTCCTGGACACGATTGATGCCTACGAGCGGGACGCCACGGAGAGGATCCGACGCATGAGCATCGTCGCGGCGGATATGGAGGTGAAGAACTCGCGCAAGGGAAACGTGCAGGCCGGCGCCCAgggcatcgacgagctcTGGCTCGAGCAGGCCAACCGGGCGACCGTagccggcggcagcagcgagGCGAGCTGA